From Bradyrhizobium sp. AZCC 1610:
GAACACGTTGTAGCCGACATGGGTTGAAACCTTGATCCGGTCCAGAATCGAAAGGTCGGTCACGGTTTCAAGGCGATTGCTGCGCGGGTCGTAGACGATCAGCTTCAGCGGAGTCTGTTCGAGGATGTAGCGCGACACGGTATGTCGGGGATCGTTGCCGTGCTCCTCGCACAGCAGCACGCTGTCACCCTGCATCAGCCGCACGCCGCCCTTCATCGCCTCGATCTCGACGCCCTCGACGTCGAGCTTGATCAGATATTTGCCGCCGGGGGTAACCTTGCCGTCATCCAGCAGATTATCGAGCGCGATGACCGGCACCTCCTCGCCATCCGACTGGTCGCCGGCGATGCTGAACGCCTCATGCTTGGTGCCGGACAACAGTGCGGTACCGCGTGTCGCGCCGATCGCGCATTTCACGGCCTCGAAACGATTGCCGTTGATCTTGGCGTTGTTGGCAAGCTTTGGAAAATTCTGCCCCGACGGCTCGATCGCGATCGCCTTGTGCGAACCGAACGGCTGGCTCGACACCAAGACCGACCAGTAGCCGTAGTTGGCGCCGCAATCGAGCAGCGTGTAGTCGACGTCGGCGGAATCGCGGAACAACAGCTCCAGCTCGTCTTCGTAGCTGTAGCTTCGATTGAGCAGCTTGCTCCAGTAGCCGTCGCCATAGGGAAACTCGAAGATGGCGTCGGGATTGAGTTTGATCTGGATGCCGCGCTCGGGCAGCGTCGTGCGCAAGAGATTGGCGCACATATTGTAGCCGCGGTGCGAAAAATTCGACGCCACCTTCGACCCCAGCACCAGCGCAACCGCGGCCAAACGCTCCCACGTGTTCGCACCTACGAGCGCGCCCGAAGCCCGGTCAAACTGGATGGGCGCCTGCGCCATCACCGATCGACCTCTCCGAACACGATGTCGAGCGAGCCGAGAATCGCCGAGACGTCGGCGAGCAGATGGCCGCGGCAGATGAAGTCCATCGCCTGCAGATGGGCAAAGCCCGGCGCGCGGATCTTGCACTTGTAGGGCTTGTTGGTGCCGTCGGAAACCAGATAGACGCCGAACTCGCCCTTGGGCGCCTCGACCGCGGCGTAGACCTCGCCGGCCGGCACGCGAACGCCTTCGGTGTAGAGCTTGAAGTGATGGATCAGCGCTTCCATCGAGCGCTTCATCTCGCCGCGGCGCGGCGGCGCGATCTTGTTGTCCTCGACCACGACCGGGCCCTGCCCGTCGGGCGCGCGCAGTTTCGCGATGCACTGCCTCATGATGCGCACCGACTGGCGCATCTCTTCCATGCGGATGCAGTAGCGGTCGTAGCAGTCGCCGTTCTTGCCGATCGGAATGTCGAAATCCATTTCGGCGTAGCACTCATAGGGCTGCGACTTGCGCAGGTCCCAGGCGGCGCCCGAGCCGCGCACCATCACGCCGGAGAAGCCCCACTCCCAGGCCTGCTGCAGCGTCACCACGCCGATGTCGACGTTGCGCTGCTTGAAGATGCGGTTACCGGTCAGCAGCGTTTCGAGGTCGGCCACCACCTGCAGGAACGGATCGCACCACGCCTCGATATCGTCGATCAGTTTCGGCGGCAGGTCCTGATGCACGCCGCCGACGCGGAAATAGGCCGCATGCATGCGCGAGCCGGAGGCGCGCTCATAAAACACCATCAGCTTTTCGCGCTCTTCAAAACCCCACAGCGGAGGGGTCAGCGCGCCGACGTCCATCGCCTGCGTGGTGACGTTGAGCAGGTGTGACAGGATACGGCCGATCTCGCAGTAGAGCACGCGGATCAACTGGCCGCGGCGCGGAACGGTAATGCCGAGCAGCTTTTCCGCGGCGAGACAGAAGGCGTGCTCCTGATTCATCGGCGCGACGTAATCGAGCCGGTCGAAATACGGGATCGCCTGCAGGTAGGTCTTCTGCTCGATCAGCTTTTCGGTGCCGCGATGCAGGAGGCCGATATGCGGATCGACCCGCTCGACGACTTCGCCGTCGAGCTCCAGCACGAGGCGCAGCACGCCATGCGCCGCCGGATGCTGTGGCCCAAAGTTGATCGTAAAGTTACGAAGCTTTTGCGGTTGTTCGTTCATGGTCAGGCCTTCGGCTCAGCCTTCTCATCGCCCGGCAGCGGATAGTCCGCGCCTTCCCAGGGCGAGAGGAAATCGAATTTGCGGAATTCCTGGTTGAGGCGGACCGGCTCGTAGAGCACCCGCTTCTCCTGGTCGTCGTAACGCACCTCGACGAAGCCGGTCAGCGGGAAATCCTTGCGCAGCGGGTGTCCGTCGAAGCCGTAATCTGTCAGGAGCCGCCGCATGTCGGGGTGGCCGGTGAAGATCACGCCGTAAAGGTCATACGTCTCGCGCTCGAACCAGTCGGCGCCGGGAAACACGTCGATGATCGACGGCACCTGCGTGGTCTCATCGGCCTCGGCGCGGATGCGGATGCGCTCGTTCAGCGTCGGCGACAACAGATGATAGACCACGTCGAAACGCTTCTCGCGGCCGGGATAGTCGACCGCGGTCACGTCGGTGATGTTGACGAAGCGCAGCGCGGGATCATCGCGCAGGTGCTTCATGACCTCGACGATCTTGCCGGCCTCGACCGTGACGGTGAGCTGGTTGAACGCGACCGCATGGGCGCTGGCCGCGCCGCCAAGCGCGCTAACAATCGTCTGCCCTAGGGCGTCGAGCTTGCCGTCGTCCATTACCTGAAACCTTAGCGTTCGATGGTCCCGATGCGCCGGATCTTCTTCTGCAGCAGCAATATGCCGTAGAGCAGCGCCTCCGCCGTCGGCGGGCATCCGGGCACGTAGATGTCGACCGGCACGATACGGTCGCAGCCGCGCACGACCGAATAGGAATAGTGATAGTAGCCGCCGCCATTGGCGCACGACCCCATCGAGATCACGTAGCGCGGCTCAGGCATCTGGTCGTAGACCTTGCGCAGCGCCGGCGCCATCTTGTTGGTCAGCGTGCCAGCCACGATCATGACGTCGGACTGCCGTGGCGAGGCGCGCGGCGCAAACCCGAAGCGCTCGACGTCGTAGCGCGGCATCGACACCTGCATCATCTCGACCGCGCAGCAGGCGAGACCGAACGTCATCCACATCAGGGAGCCCGTGCGCGCCCAGGTGACCAGGTCGTCGGCGGCGGCAACGAAGAAGCCCTTGTCTGACAGTTCGTGGTTGACCTCGAGGAAGAACGGGTCATTGGCTCCGACCGGCTTGCCGGTCGAGGGGTCGAGAATGCCCTTCGGCGCCTGCGCGATATCAGGCGAAGAGCCTATGGCTGTCGGGCTCAATCCCATTCGAGCGCGCCTTTCTTCCACTCATAAGCAAAGCCGACCGTGAGGACGGCGAGGAACACCATCATCGACCAGAAGCCGGTGGCGCCGAGCTTGCCGAACGCAACCGCCCAGGGGAACAGGAATGCCACTTCGAGGTCGAAGATGATGAAGAGGATCGCGACCAGGTAGAAGCGGACGTCGAACTTCATGCGGGCGTCGTCAAAAGCGTTGAATCCGCATTCATAGGCGGACAGCTTTTCCGGGTCCGGCTGCTGGAACGCGACCAGGAACGGGGCGATCAGGAGCGCCAGACCGATCAGGCTCGCCACCCCGATAAACACCACAAGTGGAAGGTAATTCTGCAGGATGCCGTTCATCGGCCGTGCCTTTTCCTGCGGATTTCGACCGCAGATTCGTTGATTGGAATTATTCTTGGCTTAGCGCAGCGCAACAGAGGGCGCAAGACAAGCCGGCTTGACGGCGTTTGCCCGCCCTTGGCGCATCGGCAGAACCCGAAAAAGTGTTGCGTTCCTGCCTCGCCCTTGCCTTGCCCAACCAACGCACGTCGGGCCGCAAAGTGCCGAATTTCAGTTCAAATCCTTTTCGTCCGCGAGCATTTGGGCAGCCGTGTCGGTCAGGCGATCGATCTGGTCGAGGAGCACCTTGAGCTCGTCCTTGCCGAGCTGTGGCCCCCGGTGACTTCGGGACTCACCGGCCCGGCGTTTGCGCCGTGCATGCTGACATCCGACTTCACCACCATGGTTGCCGGGCTGGCTGCCACTTCCTTCCTGGTCAGCTTTCATCCCGCCCTTTGCGATCGCGCAAACGGTCGCAAGACCGAGCATGCGGGCACCGGGCATCCGCGATCATGCTGCTCACGGCCGCCGGATTCGGCCGGGGTGTCGGCCCGCTTGTTTTGATCCCGGCCTGCGTCCCCGCGGCCCGCATCGATGTCGGTCAAACACCTTTATGTGATCTATATCACGGATGTCTCGGCGAAAATCCGGCCAAAATCCGGCCGAATGAAACCATTTTGCCGAAACCGCGAAACCATCCTGAAACACACGCGGCGTACTTCTACGGCCAACACAGGACGTCAAAGGCGTCCAGGAGGCATCACATGAACCACTCCATTCACTCAGCGGATCGTAGCACCCACTTGAAGATCGTGGTTGTCGCGCTTGTGGCTGGCATCGCGGTTGCCGCTTTCGGCATCTCGGCTCGGACGGGTTCGGATTACAGCCAGACTGCCCAAGTTGTGAAGGCCGGCAAGGCGGTGGTCGTCACCAGCGCGAACACCTCGACGGTCCGCTAAGTCGAACAACTTAATTGAAATAAAAGCGGCCGCCCTCGGGCGGCCTTTTTGTTTGCAGCTGATCGTGAGGAGATCGGCGTCAAGCCATTGAAATAATGGCGCGAGAGACGGGACTCGAACCCGCGGCCTCCGCCGTGACAGGGCGGCGCTCTAACCAACTGAGCTACTCCCGCGGATGCCGTAATCAGATCCTGATCCGCGCAGAACCGAGGGCATAAAGGCCCGCTCCCGCTTAGTCAAGGACGTTGCGAATCCCCGCGTCAGACGGGGGTTTCTGCGATTGTGATGCAAATAACGGCCTGTTTTCAGGCAAAACGGCGTAGGCAGCGATCACCCGAATCGTTTAAGGCCTGCTACGTCTGGGTTTCTTGAAACCCTCCCCCGCTCTGAGCAGACCGGATCCTCAGGGTTTCAAGTCACCACGCAAGGCGTTTCCCGCGCGAACCGGTTTCAAACGCGCTTAAAGCCATTCAACCAACGAGGAGGGCCAGCTATGGCGAAGAAAGCAGCGACTCCAGCCACCGTCACACTCAAACATCTGGCGGCAGCGCTGGCCGAGGAACATGACCTGTCGAAGAAAGCCGCCGAGGCAATCCTGACCGACATGGTCGGCAAGATCGCAAAACACCTGAAGAAGGGCGAGCGCATCCGTATCGTTGGGCTCGGCATCCTCCAGGTCCGCAAGCGCGCCGCCCGCACCGGGCGCAACCCGGCCACGGGCGAGCCGATCCAGATCAAGGCCAGCAAGAAGGTCGCCTTCCGCGCGGCCAAGGAACTCAAGGAAGCCGTCTAAGCCGACGCTTCCCGGTCGCACCAAAAACGTCATTCCGGCAGGGACCCGGAATGGCGCTTTTCTGCTATAGAGCGGTTCCCTTGCTCATCATTTCCGGACCGTCATGCTGGCCTCGCCCATCACCTTCACCCACGATGTCACCGAGCGCTTCCTGCGCTATGTCGTGATCGACACCCAGTCCGATCCGGCATCGCCGACCTGCCCTTCCACCGAGAAGCAGAAGAATCTGGGCCGCCTGCTGGCTTCGGAGCTGCAGGCGATGGGGCTCGCAGACGCTCATCTCGACGAGCACGGCTATGTCTACGCGACGATCCCGGCCAACACCGACAGACAAGTGCCGGTAATCTGCTTCTGCTCGCACATGGACACTTCACCAGATTGCACGGGCGCCAACGTCAAGCCGCAGGTCGTGAAGAATTATCGCGGCGGCGACATCGTGCTGCCGGCTGATCCCACGCAGGTGATCCGCGCAGCCGATCATCCCGCGCTCACTGAACAGGTCGGGCACGACATCATCACGACCGACGGTACCACGCTGCTGGGGGCCGACAACAAGGCCGGCCTCGCCGAGATCATGGATGCGGCCCGATTCCTGATTCAAAATCCGCAAATCAGGCACGGCAGCATCAAGATCCTGTTCACGCCCGACGAGGAGATCGGCCGCGGCGTCGACAAGGTCGACCTGAAGAAACTCGGCGCCGACTTCGCCTATACGATGGACGGCGAAACCGCCGGCAATATCGAGGACGAAACCTTTTCGGCCGATGGCGCCACCATCACCATCGAAGGAGTCTCGACCCATCCGGGCTTTGCCAAGGGCAAGATGGAGCACGCGATCAAGATCGCGGCGGCCATCATCGACCGCCTACCCAAGGACACCTGCTCGCCAGAGACAACTGAAGGCAAGGAAGGCTTTTTGCATCCGATCGGCATTTCCGGCGCGCTGGAAAAGGCTACCATCGGCCTCATCGTGCGCGATTTCACCGATGAAGGCCTGAAGGAAAAAGAAGCCCTGCTCGAAGGCATCGTCCGGGACGTAATGAAGGATTATCCGCGCTCAACATACCGGATGGAGGTCAGGCCGCAATACCGCAACATGAAGCAGGTGATCGACCGTCACCCCGAGACCATCGACTACGCCATCGAGGCGATCCGCCGCGCGGGGCTGACACCGGTGCGAAGCTCGATCCGCGGCGGCACCGACGGCTCGCGGCTATCGTTCATGGGCTTGCCCTGCCCCAACATCTTCGCCGGCGAACACGCGTTCCACTCGCGGCTGGAATGGGTGAGCCGCCAGGACATGGAAAAGGCAGCGGAGACCATCGTGCATCTGGCCATGATTTGGGAAGAGCGGGCGTAGCAACTTCGGCAAAGCTGCATCCCCGTTTTGCATGAAAACGAGGAAGTCTACTATGCGGTTGTCCAAGGTCGCCGCTTTGGCGCTTATCGCTGGAGCTGCAGGCTCAATGTCCGTATCTCCAGCGCTGGCCGCGCCTGACTGTCCAAAATTGGTAGAACTCGCGGATTGGGGCGAGAACTCGACCGGCGACATTAGCGTCGCGTCCGGGCAAAGTTGCCTATTTCCGATCACGATGCGTGGCACGGTAAGTAGCTCGAACATTTTACAAAAGCCGGCACACGGCAAGTTGAAAAAGCTCAACATAACTACTTACGAATACAAGGCGAAGGCGAGATATAAGGGAAGCGATACTTTTGCCATCAAGGCAACGGGTCAGGGACCGACGGCTTCTGGCACGTCGGTAATTACTGTGCACGCGACGATCAAATAGCGTTCCTCGCGTCCATTGCACGGCGGACGCGCGTTGCCGTCCCAACAAGTTATCTTACGGCAGCGACCCACGCAGGTCTGCAACACCCATATCCAAGGTGACTCGGCCACCGTTCTCGGGAGCGGTGTGCGTGCGGACCTCCCTGTGTTCGGACACAGTGGTCACTCGAACGACGATCGCGCCAAGCAAAAGCAGCGCGACCATAATCAGCCCAGTCCAGGCCGGAGTTGGATATAGATTGGACAAGCGCATCATTGCTGCACCCATGCGCATCGCCGCCAGCCCACTGCAACAGGCGTCGTTGATTCGTTAGGCGGTTTGGTGGCGTGGCGGTGGCGATCCGGCGTTCAATTGGAATGGGGCAGCCGCCAGGATTATGGAACAGGCCGCGTAGGCCATCGTGCATCTGGCAATGACGGAGTGGCGCGAGGGCGCTCGTTCGAGCTTACGACGCCCGCGCCGTCACGATCCAGACCGACGCCGGCAGCAGCACCGCATTGCCTTTTGCGAACGGTGTCAGTGCTTCGCGGATCGAATTGGCGGCGGCAACGCGCAGATGCTCCGGCTGGCCCTCCAGTGCGCGGCTGACGGGGCCGATTTCGAGCGCGCCCTGCACCGCGCCGTCGAGGCCGCGGCCAATCGCAGCATCGAGCGAGAGCGGACACGGCTCCATCTGGACTTCCTTGAAGCCCGCCGCATCGAGAATCCGGCGCACACGCGCCTCCGAGGCAAACGCAAACGGCCCGGGGTCTTCCGGCCCCTGCTGCGGCAGCTTCGGCACGTGCTTGTAGGCGGCCTGCAGCGGCGCCATGAAGAACGGATTTTCGCGCGGCTCGCGCCAGCAGGCGAACGCCAGCCGGCCCGAGGGCCGCAGCGCTTTCCGCATGTTGGCGAACGACAGCGCGGGGTCGGCGAAGAACATCACGCCGAACCGCGAGGCCAGCACATCGAAACCGGCCGGCTCGAACGGATAGACGGTCGCATCGGCCAGAACGAAATCGATCGAAAGGTCCTTTGGCGCGCTCTGCCGCGCCCGCTCCAGCATCGGGCCGGATACGTCGACGCCGAGCACATGGCCTGACGGCGCGACCTCTCGCGCGAATGCGATCGCCGTGGCGCCGCTGCCGCACCCGACATCGATGACGCGCTCGCCCGGCTTCAGCTTGGCCCGATCGATCACAAGGTCGGCGACAGGCTTGAGCAGCACGTCCTGCGCCGCCTGCCGCTCCGCCCAGCGCTGTCCGGCGGGACCGTTCCAGTAAGCGACCTGGTCGGCGTTTTGATCGTGGCCTTGGGAGACGTCCATGTGTGCGGATACTCTCAAACAGTCCGCCTTCGCTCTTCGAGCTTCGGCGCGACAGCCTTCGCGCTCACGCACTTGTGCTGGCTTGCCGAGCCGTAGCGCGTGAGCGCGAAGGCTGGTAGGCGGCGACGGATTCGAACCGCCGACCCTCTCGGTGTAAACGAGATGCTCTAACCAGCTGAGCTAGCCGCCCTTGAGCCGCCTGTTTAGCCCTGCGGCCCCCTTTGATGCAAGGGTTGGATACCTCGGGTGTCCGGTCGCACTAGTCGCCCGGCCGTCCCGGCAAGTCCCCGATATCGTTGATCCACGGCGCAGCCGAGCGGCACCAGATTTGCCGCGCCGGCTTGAGCTGATCGCGCTGGCGGATGCTGCCCCAGCGGATGCCCCAGTCGTCCGGCCCGCCGTCGCCGCTGGTGAACAGCGGGGAACCACAACCCTCGCAAAAATGCTGGAGGCGCGTGCGGCCGTTGTCGCCGGTCTTCGCGTAAATCTTCGCCGGCGCGCCCGTCATGCGGACCTGTTCTTCGGAGCAGATTACCGTCACCCGGTACGGTGAGCCCGTCAGGTTCTGGCAATCGGTGCAGTGACAGATCGATATTTTTTCGGGATCGATGTCGGCCCGATAGGTCACCCGTCCGCAATGGCATTGCCCGTCGATTTCCATCGCCATCAACGCCGCTTGCCAAATCGAAGTTTCGACCCGCGCAAAACAAAAACGGCGCCCGAAGGCGCCGTTTTATCATTTCGCAACAGACTGATCAGTGGTGACTGATCGGGCTCAGTGGGCCGTGAGGCCGCCGGCCGCTTCGTCCGAGGCATCCGGCTTGACCGGCACCTTGGTGTCCTCTTCCCAGACGATCGGCACCGGCGCACGGACCAGCGCCTTGGCGACGACATCATCCAGCCTTGCGACCGGGATGATGTCCATGCCGCCCTTGATCGCATCGGAAATCTCCGTGAGATCCTTGGCGTTGTCCTCGGGGATCAGCACCGTCT
This genomic window contains:
- a CDS encoding FkbM family methyltransferase, whose translation is MAQAPIQFDRASGALVGANTWERLAAVALVLGSKVASNFSHRGYNMCANLLRTTLPERGIQIKLNPDAIFEFPYGDGYWSKLLNRSYSYEDELELLFRDSADVDYTLLDCGANYGYWSVLVSSQPFGSHKAIAIEPSGQNFPKLANNAKINGNRFEAVKCAIGATRGTALLSGTKHEAFSIAGDQSDGEEVPVIALDNLLDDGKVTPGGKYLIKLDVEGVEIEAMKGGVRLMQGDSVLLCEEHGNDPRHTVSRYILEQTPLKLIVYDPRSNRLETVTDLSILDRIKVSTHVGYNVFGTASAFWLARIDALNAKAARRVQ
- a CDS encoding NADH-quinone oxidoreductase subunit D encodes the protein MNEQPQKLRNFTINFGPQHPAAHGVLRLVLELDGEVVERVDPHIGLLHRGTEKLIEQKTYLQAIPYFDRLDYVAPMNQEHAFCLAAEKLLGITVPRRGQLIRVLYCEIGRILSHLLNVTTQAMDVGALTPPLWGFEEREKLMVFYERASGSRMHAAYFRVGGVHQDLPPKLIDDIEAWCDPFLQVVADLETLLTGNRIFKQRNVDIGVVTLQQAWEWGFSGVMVRGSGAAWDLRKSQPYECYAEMDFDIPIGKNGDCYDRYCIRMEEMRQSVRIMRQCIAKLRAPDGQGPVVVEDNKIAPPRRGEMKRSMEALIHHFKLYTEGVRVPAGEVYAAVEAPKGEFGVYLVSDGTNKPYKCKIRAPGFAHLQAMDFICRGHLLADVSAILGSLDIVFGEVDR
- a CDS encoding NADH-quinone oxidoreductase subunit C, whose product is MDDGKLDALGQTIVSALGGAASAHAVAFNQLTVTVEAGKIVEVMKHLRDDPALRFVNITDVTAVDYPGREKRFDVVYHLLSPTLNERIRIRAEADETTQVPSIIDVFPGADWFERETYDLYGVIFTGHPDMRRLLTDYGFDGHPLRKDFPLTGFVEVRYDDQEKRVLYEPVRLNQEFRKFDFLSPWEGADYPLPGDEKAEPKA
- a CDS encoding NuoB/complex I 20 kDa subunit family protein, which produces MGLSPTAIGSSPDIAQAPKGILDPSTGKPVGANDPFFLEVNHELSDKGFFVAAADDLVTWARTGSLMWMTFGLACCAVEMMQVSMPRYDVERFGFAPRASPRQSDVMIVAGTLTNKMAPALRKVYDQMPEPRYVISMGSCANGGGYYHYSYSVVRGCDRIVPVDIYVPGCPPTAEALLYGILLLQKKIRRIGTIER
- a CDS encoding NADH-quinone oxidoreductase subunit A, coding for MNGILQNYLPLVVFIGVASLIGLALLIAPFLVAFQQPDPEKLSAYECGFNAFDDARMKFDVRFYLVAILFIIFDLEVAFLFPWAVAFGKLGATGFWSMMVFLAVLTVGFAYEWKKGALEWD
- a CDS encoding HU family DNA-binding protein; amino-acid sequence: MAKKAATPATVTLKHLAAALAEEHDLSKKAAEAILTDMVGKIAKHLKKGERIRIVGLGILQVRKRAARTGRNPATGEPIQIKASKKVAFRAAKELKEAV
- the pepT gene encoding peptidase T; this encodes MLASPITFTHDVTERFLRYVVIDTQSDPASPTCPSTEKQKNLGRLLASELQAMGLADAHLDEHGYVYATIPANTDRQVPVICFCSHMDTSPDCTGANVKPQVVKNYRGGDIVLPADPTQVIRAADHPALTEQVGHDIITTDGTTLLGADNKAGLAEIMDAARFLIQNPQIRHGSIKILFTPDEEIGRGVDKVDLKKLGADFAYTMDGETAGNIEDETFSADGATITIEGVSTHPGFAKGKMEHAIKIAAAIIDRLPKDTCSPETTEGKEGFLHPIGISGALEKATIGLIVRDFTDEGLKEKEALLEGIVRDVMKDYPRSTYRMEVRPQYRNMKQVIDRHPETIDYAIEAIRRAGLTPVRSSIRGGTDGSRLSFMGLPCPNIFAGEHAFHSRLEWVSRQDMEKAAETIVHLAMIWEERA
- a CDS encoding class I SAM-dependent methyltransferase; protein product: MDVSQGHDQNADQVAYWNGPAGQRWAERQAAQDVLLKPVADLVIDRAKLKPGERVIDVGCGSGATAIAFAREVAPSGHVLGVDVSGPMLERARQSAPKDLSIDFVLADATVYPFEPAGFDVLASRFGVMFFADPALSFANMRKALRPSGRLAFACWREPRENPFFMAPLQAAYKHVPKLPQQGPEDPGPFAFASEARVRRILDAAGFKEVQMEPCPLSLDAAIGRGLDGAVQGALEIGPVSRALEGQPEHLRVAAANSIREALTPFAKGNAVLLPASVWIVTARAS
- a CDS encoding GFA family protein, coding for MEIDGQCHCGRVTYRADIDPEKISICHCTDCQNLTGSPYRVTVICSEEQVRMTGAPAKIYAKTGDNGRTRLQHFCEGCGSPLFTSGDGGPDDWGIRWGSIRQRDQLKPARQIWCRSAAPWINDIGDLPGRPGD